A single region of the Sorghum bicolor cultivar BTx623 chromosome 9, Sorghum_bicolor_NCBIv3, whole genome shotgun sequence genome encodes:
- the LOC110430520 gene encoding transcription factor MYB1R1-like, whose protein sequence is MDPNFNSVWSTSEINMVKSVITSHITNNTYTSSAHVNNNFGMSMEAPPMDNMGTLQGYLVDEIGPMRHVEGQQHVPNVVPKQRRHAVRFWTRDEHRNFLRGLEVFGRGKWKNISKYFVPTRTPVQISSHAQKYFRRQECTTKKQRFSINDVGLYDTQPLVQNNSSSWEALTIPGGAYNTNYNGFDGKHVAFKSLACASHTSVNQVATWTTDQQTTISSFVAPAMEVDGSQMTTNGHQLGGFLHN, encoded by the exons ATGGATCCCAACTTCAATAGTGTGTGGAGCACCTCTGAGATCAATATGGTGAAGTCAGTCATCACTAGTCACATCACCAACAACACCTACACAAGCAGTGCCCATGTTAACAATAACTTTGGGATGTCAATGGAGGCTCCACCTATGGACAACATGGGCACGTTGCAAGGTTATCTAGTGGATGAGATCGGGCCCATGAGGCATGTAGAGGGACAACAACATGTGCCAAATGTTGTTCCTAAGCAAAGGAGACATGCAGTGAGGTTTTGGACTAGAGATGAGCATAG GAATTTCCTTCGTGGGCTAGAAGTGTTTGGTCGTGGTAAATGGAAGAACATCTCCAAGTACTTTGTCCCCACAAGGACACCGGTGCAGATCTCTAGCCATGCGCAGAAGTATTTCCGTCGACAGGAGTGCACCACCAAAAAACAACGCTTCAGCATCAATGATGTCGGCCTCTATGACACACAACCATTGGTGCAGAACAACTCTTCTAGCTGGGAGGCCCTCACCATTCCTGGTGGTGCTTACAACACAAACTACAATGGCTTTGATGGAAAACATGTTGCCTTTAAAAGCCTTGCATGTGCCAGCCACACAAGTGTCAACCAGGTAGCTACATGGACTACAGACCAACAGACAACAATAAGTTCTTTTGTAGCTCCAGCGATGGAGGTGGATGGGAGCCAGATGACCACTAATGGTCATCAACTGGGAGGCTTTCTTCATAATTAG